Proteins encoded within one genomic window of Pseudobdellovibrionaceae bacterium:
- a CDS encoding response regulator transcription factor — protein MGRVLCVEDGLDTIAILEATLRGHDLRFARSLREAEEALTSGEFFHLILLDIELPDGSGIDLMSRHASEFEDVSVILLTGKTDLSWKAAAFALGAEDFIEKPFDPQELRLRVEAKLRREQRRRTLHLGNLTCSLDEQRLFKGPQREPVDLTTLEFRIFTLLARTPQKIFARGEILDRVWGSHVAVTERAVDVHVSNLRKKLEDTGVTIEAVVGAGYRLSAPNLTRGRDLSL, from the coding sequence GTGGGCCGCGTTCTTTGCGTCGAAGACGGATTAGATACCATCGCCATTCTCGAAGCCACACTTCGTGGCCACGATTTGCGTTTCGCCCGCAGCCTGCGCGAAGCCGAAGAAGCCCTCACTTCGGGTGAATTCTTTCACCTGATCCTGCTCGATATCGAGCTTCCGGATGGGTCCGGCATCGATCTGATGAGCCGACACGCTTCGGAGTTCGAAGACGTTTCGGTGATTTTACTGACCGGGAAAACGGATCTTTCATGGAAGGCGGCGGCCTTCGCCCTGGGCGCCGAGGACTTCATCGAAAAACCTTTCGATCCGCAAGAGCTGCGCCTGCGCGTCGAAGCGAAACTGCGTCGCGAGCAGCGCCGACGCACCCTTCATCTGGGCAATCTGACCTGCTCTTTGGACGAACAACGTCTGTTCAAAGGTCCCCAACGCGAACCCGTGGATTTGACGACTTTGGAGTTTCGGATTTTCACCCTGCTGGCGCGCACGCCGCAAAAGATCTTCGCGCGGGGCGAGATCTTGGACCGCGTCTGGGGCTCTCACGTTGCCGTGACCGAACGCGCGGTCGATGTTCACGTTTCCAATTTACGCAAAAAACTCGAGGACACGGGCGTCACGATCGAGGCGGTCGTCGGCGCGGGTTACCGTCTGTCCGCCCCGAATCTGACTCGCGGACGCGATCTTTCGCTTTAG
- the cheB gene encoding chemotaxis-specific protein-glutamate methyltransferase CheB → MKPAVSPTHYLNIGEIIISPEPIVISTVLGSCVSVCLHAPISKMGGMNHYAHPKLQSNYGQDEDYRYGDVAIRALVDAMEEATGEPRATFTAKVVGGATEIAAENSGLGMGKENVQQAFTTLRALGIKVIGEDVGGTQGRKALFHTATQRLQVAKIAPSTEEIKPPILGVRPTLVKTDAPVPRPASTPTSAPMPTRRRRVMIVDDSKTIRDLLKRILSEDPELEVCAMAASAEEATEMLLQSRPDVVTLDVNMPGQSGVEWLEATLPRHAIPAVMISSLQLREGNEVFRALELGAVDYIQKPTLAELPIVSPVIREKVKAASSAKVFQRRKSAIVREKAGDVDFRTILAIGASTGGTEALKDLMCGMPDEIPPTVIVQHIPPVFSKAFADRLNQLCPFEVKEAEDGDELRPSRVLIAPGGRQMKLQATRTGYCVRITDDPPMNRHKPSVDYLFHSVAELIGKNCVGVILTGMGADGAKGLLKLRQLGARTLAQDEASSVVYGMPKAAFEMGAVEKVAPLDEMAHEVLLALRRRKAA, encoded by the coding sequence GTGAAACCGGCCGTTTCGCCGACCCATTATTTGAATATTGGCGAGATCATCATCTCGCCGGAACCGATCGTGATCTCGACGGTTCTGGGGTCGTGCGTTTCGGTATGTTTGCACGCTCCGATTTCCAAGATGGGTGGCATGAATCATTATGCCCACCCCAAGCTGCAGTCGAATTACGGTCAGGACGAGGACTATCGCTACGGCGACGTGGCGATTCGCGCCCTGGTCGACGCGATGGAAGAGGCGACGGGTGAACCGCGCGCGACATTCACCGCGAAAGTCGTCGGCGGGGCCACGGAAATCGCGGCGGAAAACTCTGGCCTCGGTATGGGGAAAGAGAACGTGCAGCAGGCGTTCACGACGCTGCGTGCACTGGGGATCAAGGTGATCGGCGAAGACGTCGGTGGGACTCAGGGGCGTAAGGCGCTCTTCCATACGGCGACCCAGCGACTTCAGGTCGCGAAGATCGCTCCCAGCACGGAAGAGATCAAACCGCCGATCCTGGGAGTTCGACCAACGCTCGTGAAAACCGACGCGCCGGTCCCGCGTCCCGCATCGACACCGACGTCAGCGCCCATGCCGACTCGTCGTCGGCGCGTGATGATCGTCGACGACTCAAAAACGATTCGTGATCTGTTAAAACGAATTCTGTCGGAAGACCCCGAGCTGGAAGTTTGCGCCATGGCCGCCAGCGCCGAAGAGGCCACCGAGATGCTGCTGCAATCGCGTCCGGATGTGGTGACTCTGGATGTCAATATGCCCGGTCAATCGGGGGTCGAATGGCTCGAAGCCACGCTGCCGCGTCACGCGATTCCGGCCGTGATGATTTCGTCACTCCAGTTGCGTGAGGGGAACGAGGTCTTCCGTGCCTTGGAGCTTGGCGCGGTCGACTACATTCAAAAACCGACGCTGGCCGAGCTTCCGATCGTGAGCCCCGTCATTCGTGAGAAGGTGAAGGCGGCGTCCTCGGCGAAAGTCTTCCAGCGCCGTAAGTCGGCCATCGTGCGCGAGAAGGCGGGCGACGTCGACTTCCGGACGATCTTGGCGATCGGGGCCTCGACCGGGGGCACGGAAGCCTTGAAGGATTTGATGTGCGGAATGCCGGACGAGATCCCGCCGACCGTGATCGTTCAGCATATTCCTCCGGTTTTTTCCAAAGCCTTTGCCGACCGGCTCAATCAGCTTTGCCCTTTCGAGGTCAAGGAAGCCGAAGATGGAGACGAACTTCGCCCCTCGCGGGTTCTGATCGCGCCCGGCGGACGGCAAATGAAATTGCAGGCGACGCGCACGGGTTACTGCGTTCGCATTACCGATGATCCGCCGATGAATCGTCACAAACCCTCGGTGGACTACCTTTTCCATTCGGTCGCGGAACTGATCGGCAAAAATTGCGTCGGCGTGATTCTGACCGGCATGGGGGCGGACGGGGCGAAAGGACTTTTGAAGCTTCGTCAGCTGGGGGCGCGCACGCTCGCGCAAGATGAGGCCAGTTCGGTCGTCTACGGCATGCCCAAAGCGGCCTTCGAGATGGGCGCGGTCGAAAAAGTCGCCCCCCTCGACGAAATGGCCCACGAGGTTTTGCTCGCGCTCCGCCGCCGTAAGGCGGCCTAG
- a CDS encoding MBL fold metallo-hydrolase: MFELAGTRVLFDPLFETPFSRNCHAFPDVRFDVARIREERFDALLISHYHDDHLSLESLDLIARTTPIYLYSVHEEFFALLREMGFREVHALDLNIPVKVGEIEVIPRPALDADTDSIFEVHADGRRILNVVDSWITDSTLARLPGPWDLVLWPFQTLREIEALCPALREPATGEVPSEWPAQWRVLNPRALVPSSCQFRFPPGSWLNHEYFPITYAGFARQVRAVLPEVQIVRMEPGEVWEWDAGQMRRCGRLPWVELLSSELVEYVYDPEGIPTSIGEIARSLGALDPSTRTLIRQWVRAQNFAPNFSWRLMIYDETGTAEVFNFPEGVEPEVLTEIPALKLWAALKTGESLTSIHARVTPRELREDFDPLEDPLLQALYRGDVGCYQRGQLRRLRGED; encoded by the coding sequence GTGTTCGAACTGGCGGGCACGCGCGTGCTTTTCGATCCGCTCTTCGAGACTCCGTTTAGCCGAAATTGCCACGCCTTTCCCGACGTGCGTTTTGACGTCGCCCGTATCCGCGAAGAGCGTTTCGATGCGCTCTTGATCTCGCACTACCATGACGATCATCTGTCCCTCGAAAGTCTGGATTTGATCGCGCGCACGACGCCGATCTATCTGTACTCGGTGCACGAAGAGTTCTTTGCTCTTTTGCGTGAGATGGGTTTTCGCGAAGTTCACGCGCTGGATCTGAACATTCCGGTGAAAGTGGGGGAGATCGAAGTCATCCCGCGCCCGGCTCTCGACGCCGACACGGATTCGATTTTCGAAGTTCATGCGGACGGACGGCGTATTTTAAATGTGGTGGACTCTTGGATCACGGATTCCACCTTGGCCCGTTTACCGGGCCCCTGGGATCTGGTGTTATGGCCTTTCCAAACCCTGCGCGAGATCGAGGCGCTGTGCCCCGCCTTGCGTGAGCCCGCGACGGGTGAGGTGCCCAGTGAATGGCCTGCGCAGTGGCGGGTTTTGAATCCACGCGCGCTCGTACCGAGCTCGTGTCAGTTTCGTTTTCCGCCGGGCTCATGGTTGAATCATGAGTATTTTCCGATCACCTATGCGGGCTTCGCCCGGCAGGTCCGTGCGGTTTTACCCGAAGTACAGATCGTGCGGATGGAACCCGGTGAGGTTTGGGAATGGGACGCCGGGCAGATGCGGCGTTGCGGTCGACTTCCGTGGGTTGAGCTTTTGTCGAGTGAACTGGTCGAGTACGTTTACGATCCGGAGGGGATCCCCACTTCCATCGGTGAGATCGCGCGAAGCTTGGGGGCGCTCGATCCGTCGACGCGGACCTTGATTCGCCAGTGGGTGCGCGCGCAGAATTTCGCGCCCAACTTCAGCTGGCGTTTGATGATCTACGATGAGACCGGGACGGCCGAAGTTTTCAATTTTCCCGAAGGGGTTGAACCCGAGGTGCTGACCGAAATTCCCGCGCTCAAGCTTTGGGCGGCGCTAAAGACGGGCGAGTCTTTGACGTCCATCCATGCGCGCGTGACGCCAAGGGAGCTGCGTGAAGATTTCGACCCCTTGGAGGATCCTTTACTGCAAGCCCTCTATCGGGGGGACGTGGGATGTTATCAACGTGGACAGCTACGGCGTCTGCGGGGTGAGGACTAA
- a CDS encoding VOC family protein, translating to MSHPLMQQALPFLEALGRDLERRAFALPAHWDVDHLCYRVGSLSRYIELREELRVSDILLTETPVNGRPIACFQLRNPLFWREVRIDVIELPAPKAGRPTPEGFEHIEIVADQSFQEIQRADLPFELSPKNFNAELKLELGERNLKFHHLSLHSVVRMESHTRAAAALKNSRILEDFASFRPLVAGTFPLGLDTLTSDLDLLFVASDLDALDLELRRRFATCVSFRQQRLTVDELTTSITNFVMDDVPFEIFAQNREPVLQRAYRHFLIEEKLLKYGGEKLRDRVVQARARGLKTEPAFGEALGLQGDPYLELLQWQELSVGELRQRLERALA from the coding sequence ATGAGTCATCCCCTGATGCAGCAAGCCCTGCCCTTTCTCGAGGCGCTCGGTCGCGACCTGGAGCGGCGGGCCTTCGCACTTCCCGCTCATTGGGACGTGGATCATCTGTGTTACCGCGTGGGAAGTCTTTCACGCTACATAGAGCTGCGCGAAGAGCTTCGTGTCAGTGACATTCTTCTCACCGAGACGCCCGTCAACGGACGCCCCATCGCCTGTTTTCAACTGCGGAATCCCCTCTTCTGGCGCGAAGTCCGCATCGACGTCATCGAGCTTCCCGCGCCAAAGGCCGGTCGACCGACACCGGAAGGTTTCGAGCATATCGAGATCGTCGCGGATCAAAGCTTTCAAGAGATCCAGCGCGCGGACCTTCCCTTCGAGCTCTCACCGAAAAACTTCAACGCCGAATTGAAACTCGAGCTGGGTGAACGCAACTTGAAGTTTCACCATCTTTCGCTTCACTCGGTCGTGCGAATGGAATCCCACACGCGCGCGGCCGCGGCCCTGAAAAATTCGCGGATTCTAGAGGACTTCGCTTCGTTCCGCCCTCTGGTCGCAGGAACCTTTCCGCTGGGTCTGGACACTCTCACTTCCGATTTGGATCTGCTTTTCGTAGCGAGTGACCTCGATGCGCTCGATCTTGAACTTCGGCGTCGCTTCGCAACGTGCGTGAGCTTTCGCCAACAACGTTTGACGGTGGATGAACTCACGACCTCGATCACGAATTTCGTGATGGATGACGTTCCTTTCGAAATCTTCGCGCAAAATCGCGAACCCGTCCTGCAACGCGCCTACCGACATTTCCTGATCGAAGAAAAGCTCTTGAAGTACGGAGGAGAAAAGCTGCGTGACCGCGTCGTTCAGGCCCGTGCTCGGGGTTTGAAAACCGAACCCGCCTTCGGCGAGGCCTTAGGTCTTCAAGGCGATCCCTATCTGGAACTTCTGCAGTGGCAAGAGCTTTCGGTGGGGGAGCTTCGTCAGCGCTTGGAACGCGCGCTGGCTTAG